The DNA window ATAATTTTTGCTTTATACGAATTCAATACTACGCGGCAGAATATATACTATACTTGTGATTTATGAGATGAATATTAGCCAACTCAATGAGTTGGAGAATATGAATAGGAATAATTATTAGAGTGTTATTTTAGTTAAGAAATTGAATTGGAAAGAGGTGAGTGCATGGGTATTATCGTCCATTGAAAAGGTGAAGCTAACGGTAATGAGAAAGCGTGTGTTAGGTCGTCGAGTAATTTGGTCATAATGTTAGGGATATTTTCGGAAATAATGGATATGATTATAAGGTTCTAGTATTTGATTGATATTACTTCAATATTTGCGGGCCAAAATAGTTTGAGATGTCATTTAATTATGGCAGAACTGTCATTTTACTAATCTCTATTGGAACTAAGGATAAGTCAACAAGTGActtttttaacataatttttgAAGAAATATAAAACAATTGTCAAACAATTATCTTTCTGATGATGGTTTTAAATAGGGATGGCAAACGAGCATGTCCGTTCCGTTTAGGTCCATCTCGCAAAAGCCTGCAAAAAAACGGATGGGGCGGACATAtttgagagtgcgggtctaaaatatCGTCCCGTCTTgtaaaaaagtgagggcggggcgggtaAAGTCCAcgggcattgaaccttttagggcttaaaatagtaaaattgtatgaaaaaactcATGCCCGCAAAACCcgcaaaaaacggggcggggcaaacacattaaagggagcgggcctaaaacctcgTCCCGCCCCGTGAAAAAGTGCGGGCAAAATGGGTTTTCTCCGCCGGCCaaacccattttgccacccctaattttaaATGTGATAAAACGGGTATCGAAAAGTGTTcatattgataatttttttttctttaattgtatCTTTGGTCAATTTTAgtcttttattatttaaaatggtCAATGTGATTCTTTATTCATACAAATGATATTATATGTAAGTCTTTTTCGTATAATTCCCATTAACTATGTCTAATTTTATATGTGTAACATCCTATTTGACATTTTGTCATCCCCTTCTTTGTTTTGTCTCAATTCGTTCTTATTTTTTCTGCTATATGAACCCTAAATCGAATTAGGGCATAAATCCCCCTAGCCAACATCCTCATaccttaaatttataaaatattttattgaatcaaaGGAAATAATGAGTTTTGGACATTGTTCATCCATAGTGAAAGGGAAAGATTTGAGAAGTTTTGATTGAAAATGTACAAAAGCTCCAATCTGCGATGGAGATCAAGTTGTCCTAGTTGAGCCATGGTTGTTCTTCGCATGGCAACAACAGTTAGCAACTATGGAAAGCAATGATGGGGATGTCCATATTTCAAGGTAAGCATTCATACTTTGTCACTCATCATTCTCGAAGGATTCTAGGGGGAAAAGTTGGAGTATAATAATTAGCCTGAAATTTTCGACTTAGCCTTTTCTACATTAATATGAGATACAAGGTAGATATAAATACTAAGTGTATGTAGTTAAGCCATGTCGTCAACCCCAAGATGCAAATTCGACAAGTGGAGTTTTCGACAGATATGATTAGGTAACTTGAAGACATTTTCAACGGCAGTAACGGATTGAAGCAGTTAAATAACCAAAGACACTTGGAAACACATCAGAAGACAACAGCCCACGTCGCAAGATATGTGTCAAATTCTGGAGAATGAATTGTTGACAGTTATTATTGTACATAGTATAAAAGTAGATTTAGATATTGCAATGGGGGTTCGcaatttcattttgttttttttagagtTCGCACATCCGAGTCACAGAGATAAAGAATTTGTGAGAAATGTATGAACTTATGTCCCGCTTTTAATTCAAGCATTTTATTATCTAGTTATTTTACCAttgttctttatttattttatccctTTAAGTACTTATGCATTTACTTCTTTGAACTTTTATCCAATAGCTCTAAATTCAAACATTTCACACAAAGGCCTCCATTGTTTTACACTTCCCCTGGTGATAGGGAATATCCATATGGCATACCAACTACAATGATGGCATACCTATAAACTCATGCATCGATGTATGTAGATAATGCAATGGATGTTGCTTCTCCTTTCATTTCGTACATGGCGTCAGGATATGCTATAAACAGCCTTGGTCGAATGGTTCAATCTCATGGAGGATTAGGATACATCCCCAAGGTTGTGCAACCTTTAACTAATAATTCTCTATTGGATTTAAGGAAATAAATGGATGATAGTAACCATGACATGGTTAACATTCTCACCCAACAAATTGGTATGATTTTCAATCCTTGGATCCAAAATACCAATCATAGTTAACAAAAATTAGCACACCAAATGAGTTGAATTGCTAACTTTTTTGGTGCTCCTCAAATCCTCATTCATCAAGTTCCCAATAACCAAGTGCAACAACAAGTTATGCCACTTCCAATCGAACAACCTAGACCCAGGTTAGTCGAAGATATGGCATTGGTAAATAGGAACGAATATGCAAATCATGTAGTTAGGAGAgtccaataaaataattttaggGGGAAAATAACATAACCATATGGCTGAACAAATCCTAACTCAAAATCGTCTTAATGTTGGTCTTCATAGGGCAAATGTTGTTTCGACGCATCTGAATATGCTTTGCAAACTGAACTCCCCATGGGTTGGAAAATCCCTAAGTTTAATAAATTTGTAGATGAAACTATTGAGTCGATTGTCGAACAAACTAGACAGAAACATTCCAATATCGAGAATTTTTTGTTAAGATAAAGTATCCTTAATCCTAGGTGATATTCATTATCCTATGTTCTTACACAGATCAATAAACAATTGTTGTCCAGCACAAATTATTCATCAACATTCAGAATCCATTGGTCCGACGGTTAAAACATAAAGAACGGTGTAAAACAaatcaacaataataaaaaccaaattgttattgcatcaattaaataaattcatTACAATCAGAATCAGAGCCATACCCCTAGCAAagagggggtttagctactcataaaattAACAGAAACCATAGTttgaattgtagacattacagataaatgaaggaacttagatcttcaatggcaaaagcccATGGAAATCTTCACTCCCTGCATAaattctgagttctccagccttttATTGTGTTTTTTCTCTCCAAAATCGTCCAACCCTTGTCCCAACGCGTTTTCCTTCTTTTATTTCAGTGTTCCTGGgcttttcagaccaaaaggcccATGGCAgcacgtgcacacgcgtgtgaGGAAGCGTTTGGGCCAGTGGgacgcgtcctgggacgcgtctAGGCAGCCAGgaatttttcctttgtttttatgtacttctgggacgcgtctggggacgcatTTAAGCTGTGGAACGCGTGTGGGGACACGTCTGGCATGCATGCACAGTTAGGGACGCGTCTGGGGATGCGTCTCAGCAACAGATGGCACCTTTCACTTCCAAACGTGTCTAGGGACGTGTTTGGGCAAgtgattgtatttttcttcttccacacgcATTTGGGGACGCGTTTTGCCAGTTTATGCACTTTTCTTAAGTTTTGCACTTTTTCGCCCTGATTTCTCCCAATTCATTCATCTGAGCatacaaacacttaaacacaaaaccaaagcataaaatgacgaataatgcaATGAAACACTAAATGAAATAAatcaaagacaactaaaaacaatggtaaataaatgtgtaaaaaccactgatcacatAGATTATTCCACTAGGAAGAAGTTAGATACCTAGTGCCGAAAGGATATGGCCCAGTTAGCATATAGGGTTAGACAAGTCGAACACCTGGAGGACGAAAGGCTAGATTAGAAAAGGATAGAATAAATCGAAACCCATAGAAAAATATTTCTGATATAGAGGCAAATGATATAATCAAGAACTCGACGTAGTTTTTTAATACATCGAAGAAAATGAGATTAATCTGGTGGAATTGAAGCCATGACCTATGTATGTTTGTAAGGTCTTAAGACCTTCGAATGGGAAGAACCTTGTTGAACCAAGtataaatgaaaattttattacaaaaacttaTACTTTCGATGTAATCAAATGTGATGAAATTTTTTATCTTTTAGTTGCCTATGGTCAAATCATAGTGCCGAAAGACCTAAAGATGCCACCATTGGAACAAAGGAAGAAAaaaaggattttgtaaatatcatgatTTCCTTGGTCATAAAAGGTCTCTATATGTACTTTTTAGAGATTTAGTGCAAGACGCTTTGGGCTAAAGTTTAGTGCAAGACGCTTTTAGAGATTTAGGCTGAAGTTTGGGGATAAACCTAAGTCGTCAACGCAAATCAACTTAAATCCTCTACAAATCAAAGAGACACATCTCGTCGAGCCGGTAGAGATCATGTTGGTCGAGACTATTATAGGTCTCAGCACGGAGTCGAAGAGGTGAGTATGATGGATTCCACCAGGAAAATCAAGGTGGTATACCCAAAATTTGAGGAGGAGTTAATTGACTTCTTAAACCATTGAAAAAGTAAAGGTTCATAGGTAATGTTGTGCCCTCTCTATAGTGCAGTGTTTGAAAAAGAGGCAACAAAATGCCTCGAAAATATCAAGCCTCAACAACCAATGAAGAATATTTAGGAAGACAGAAGACCCTAGTTTGCCTCTAACAAAAGGGGGTCCCTTACCATAAATACCAAGGACTTCACGCCATTGGAGAAGTCAGAATAAGACTTATGTTGCACCGGATAATGTTCCTCTTTATGAACGCATACGACCTAGTGGAAAACCCAATGTTGatcaacaaaaataaaagttGGTCGAAGTTGGTGTAGGTTCATCCTACCACAAAAAATTCCAGGTGAAAAAAATCGTTCATATGCTTTTAAGAATTACCTGCATATACGATATTTTATGCAGTGACTTAAAGTAATCATAAGAATTCTATTAGATTTCTTAATTGAAGTTACAATGAGAAAAAAGTTTGATATCGAGGTGGAAGATTTTATTGATAAACAAATGCAAGCTCAACTTGATGCATTGGCTAGATAATTTGCATCTCTATAAAGGGGACAACAATAGGTACAACAGCGCAAACTTTTATATCTTGTGGCGGTCGTCATGTTAATGGTAAATGCAATTCGGAAGACTTCTCAAATGAAGAAGCcaattgtataaaaaaaatatcaaataaacaaCCCATTTTCCATCACATGCACTCTGGCATTTAACAATCCTTTTAGTTTTAGATGGAGCAACAACTAAGGACATGGTTTGAACCAAGACCAACAGCCTTaacatccatatcaagaacaTCAACAATAGCCTcgttaacaaaaatattattaaaaaaaacaacatcaacaacaatctCATCAACATCataatcaataacaacaacaaccaataaaatctTCCATTGTAGAGGAAATCTTAACCCAATTTAAGAAGATAACACGAAAAAATATTTCAAACTATCATGGTTAATCAGGAGGccataaaaatattgaattatgTTGTATTTTGTGTACAACATTATCATGCATTATGCTCGACATGTTTATGTTGGTGAAATTTTAAGGTGTTATTATCAAAACACAGACTTTGGTATTGTAAAAGAAAGTTTCGAATTATAGAATCTAAATTCATTATGAAATGTGTCATTTGAATTCGAATTTTATAGTTTGAAGTCACGATGAAGTGGGTTTTTCATGTTTCGAATTCTAAAATCTAAAACATGTCAATCCATTGTTTCTTTTTATCAATGGAAAAATAATGAAACAACAAATAATTAAGCTATTAAGAATTGAATTCTCATAGAATTTGTTAAACAGATACTAACTGAATGAAAAGGACAAATAAAAAACACTCATAGTGTTCCTGAACAATCGAGACTTCCAATTTAGCAAGCCAATCAACACTAACATTCCCTTCGCGTAAGGTGTGAATAAGGACAAGTTGTCACTCTTCATGAATAAGAGATTGTATATAATCCACTAGAGGCGCATAAGAATAAGTAGAAGGCACGTCCTCTTGAATAAACTTCAGAGTTGTTTAAGAGTCAAACTCGCAAATCACATTTCTGAAACCATGATTTCAAGCAATATCAAAACCAAGATAAATGACTTGAAGCTCGACATTAATATTAGAGGTGAAGCCACAAATTCCTGCAAAACATGTGATCCAACCTCCAAAAGAATTTTTCAAAAGACCAACAAAATCATATGACCCTGAATTACCAATGGAACTACCACCTATATTGACCTTTATCACATTCTTTGAAGGAGGGTGCCAAGACACAAGTCTAAGGAATGATATCTTATTAGAACCACCAAAAGCATGTTTGGTAGAGTGTAAAAGAGAAGTTATTTGGCTAAGGATATTCTAGAACGGGCGATTGTTGTCTATGAAGAATTCTTTGTTACGAAATTTCCAAATCATCCAACAACAAATGAGAAACAAAGGGCCATGATTGATGAACGCTTTAATTTTCATCCAATTATAAATATCATACTCATAAAAATGAATGTAAGATGGAAAATTTCATCCAATTATAAATATCATACTCATAAAAATGAATGTAAGATGGAAAATTGTAGTTGTTCCAAACTTGCATGGTCTTAAAGCAAACTCTAAAAGTGTGTAAGATAGTTTTGTTAGCTGCACCACATCTATAACAAAAGACATTTGTTGACATGTGATTAGTGACTCATGTATAGTTGGTAGGTAAACTTCTCATGCATGACGATCCTAACAAAATGACGAATATTTTCAAGTAACTTAAGGTTCCAAATCCAAGACCAAGTCATTATTTGAATATGATGTGGATTAGACTCCAAAGTTAACCAAGAATAAGCTTATTTGGTAGAATAAGTACTTGATATTGAAGGTTCCCAAATAAGAATATCATTTGAGTCGTCATTAGAAAAGACATCGGTCATCTCAATTCTTATGTCCTGAGAAAGATTGGTGGAGATGATGTCAAAATTTCAAATACCATAATTTCATACATTCAAGATATATAGGTGTCTATCCTACTCACTCACTGAAAAAAATTTGTCACAAATTCTACCATTTGGGAGTCATTTATCATACCAAATGAAAATGTCTCCTCTCCCTACTCTGGCGATAAAACTCGACTTGAGAGCCTTAATTGCTTTAGCAACATAACGACATGTATATGATGCTCCTTGGTGATTATTTGCCTCTAGGATGCATGCTACATAATTATATCTAACTAATAATAACTGAGCCCATAACTTGTCAAGATTGTGAAGAAGCTCTCAAACATGTCTACCCAACATAACAACATTTATAGGTCGCCTCTAGTAGAGGTTGAGTTATGACATCCTTTATTTCTTTTGTATGTCTAAATTGCACCGGTGCTTTATAGATTAGAATGCACATGAAATTGTATAAAGTAACGTGTATAGTTCATTTACAATTCGCATCAGAATTGTTGTCGTTGTACTCTGATGTCACCCCCACCATCCTTTCATTTATCAGCACCACCACAATGACCATTGTGGTCAACCTTGTCGCCGCCTCCGATGTTCTCACTGTTCCACAAACTCTAATGACCGAAGAAAACATGCAAATACATCTACTTGAGCTgaaacataattatttatttacataattGACAAAGCAACACCTAGTAGATAATAACTCAACTTACCACAATCCAGTCTTTGTAAGCAAATGTCACTGAAAAGAGGTATTTATGGAAATACATTATATAAACTGCCATTGTAAAACTATGCTATGAAGTATAGACAAAGAACTTGAATTACCTGTAAAATGGTTATAAAGAAGTTGGTCCTGTTAGATGTGACTCGGAAGAAGATAGTGTGTTAACCCTTATTCATACCAATTCTAAGCACTAAATTATGATTAAACATAAGACAACTAAACCAAAGTTTGAAATTGCAGTGGAGAAGGCGCATCCAGGCTGAAGCAAGAATATACACTAAAGTATTCACAGATTGAGCTATGATATTCTAAGAAATTCTCTAGAGATTCTAAAGCATCCTAATCAATTGGATCAAATCAATCCAAGCTACAGAAACTGCACCTGAACAAGACAGTGATGAAATGAGCTTTAGTTTAGCCACACACTTGTTTAGAAAACGAGCCTTTGTTTGACTACACACTTGTTTAAAAGTAGCAGCAACTTCAACAGGTAAACTTAACTAGCATTAAACATTCCTGGAGttacatattttataaaataatcatGACGAGGTTGATCTCGAACACTACTTTCTACTCCTTCATCAGACACTTTACTAAAGCTCCCTCAACCTTGATTTGAATACAACTTGATACAATCAGTTTCTAAACTGTAATAAACTTGCACACCTTTGAAAAGTTTTTGGCATTTCAGAGATGATTATAAACTACAGACAATGAGGCAAAATGTTTAGATTACAAATTAGAAAATCTCATAAAAGAAGTCTGATGAAGGAGCAAAATGATCAAGTAGGTCTATTCATATATTTCACTGAACTTTTGAACTATTGTGTAGAACATTAGAGGAAAGAAGTTCACAGAATCGCGTACTGTTTTTAGAATAACATAACATAAAACTAAATTTGGATTAGTTGTCGAATTTTCCAAACCTAAGACTTCCATCACAAATTTTCCCCGGCCGCTATGAGATATGCAGTAGCAAATATGTTTAGTGTAGTGGCAGCTATAATGGCAGCCACAGCCGAAATAGCATCGCACCTCATTGTGAGATTGAGAATTCCGAAAAAATCCATCGAAATTTAAATTTCACAGCTTTTTGATTGAGGTACTTCAGGAATAACACAATTCAATAACATCGTAACAACGCTTGGCCTTCTCTCACCCTATCTCATTCATGTTCTCATATTTCACCCTCCCATTGATCAGTCACAGCAAGTTGTTGATATTTCGCGTATGAAATTAAAACTATATAAACTCTGTAATTTAAATTGTGGCTGCTATCCGGGATCAATAACACTTGATTCACATGAATTCATGTCCCCCATCAAGTGGAGACCAAACAAAAATTCAGCAATTCTAATTAAGCATCAGATATGAATAGCAATAGCAATTCATACATTTCCTTGATCAGCAAATTCAACAAAGTCAAGATATACAAATCAGTTTGTTTCCTCAAATAACTTTCCATTAGACAAAAGTTTCTTCAAATCATTAATTTGAGCCACGTAATTGTAAGTATATGTGAAAGAACTCAAGAAAGATCAACGGTCAAATTCTTATCACAAAACAAAAAATGATTTCCTAACCTCAATTATCTATTCCACCAATAGTCAGTAAATCCGAAGGAAGTGAAGCCGGATCAAGCTCCCAACAGTCTTTCAACAATTCAGGAGCCTCGTCGCAGGGAAATTTCTGCGCAGGAATCTGATGAGAAAGTAACCAAAATTCATCCTTACCTAGAAATCTAACAGCATAACTTCCACTCTCATGTCTTTTAAACACTGTCTTGTAACCATCAACCTTCTCAAGAAATGCCATGCTCATACCATTCATCTCACTATAACTTGTCAAAAACACAACAATATCATAGCATCTTTTTCCCTCACCTCCATCAAGACTCGCCTCACTATAAAGTGCCCAAACCGAACCCTTCTTAGGATAAATCTTGTAAACCTCACGCGCTGCTCGATCACACTCCACAACATGAGAAAAAACATTTACAGAACTAATTGTAGTCTTATTAGCAATTTTAAACCTCCCACAAGgtacatgaaaccctaatttctcCCTGCTAACAATCTTTTCATCCCCGTTGTTCTGTAAATCCAACCAACTTATCCTCACTTGAAAAGGATTCGCCGAAACAGTTTCATCAATCAAAGCATACTGCCTCGGCattccatcatcatcaccatcatacaCAGCCCAAACTTGACCTTTCTTAAAACTCCTCACTACTCTATCTTTATCAAAATCATAAAAATCCGAATCCGCAACCGCCATAGCTTGTAATTCCTCTCCACTAAAATCCTTATGCTTCTCAAGTCTCAACTCATTTCTCTTCACAGAACTCTCATCCTTCTTCTCCTTGACTTCAAAACCCTTTCCAATTTCCAATCCCTTCATTTTCTCTTTCTCAACCTTAATCTTAGTCTTCACTTTCGATTGAAAATCAGCCAATGTCATTGTTTCCTCTTCACTCACATCAACCTTCTTGGATTCAGAACTCTCCAAAACCTCCCCAACCAATCGCGTTCTCTTCCTCGTTCTCATTCTCATTCTCCCAACAACACCCACTTCATCATTACCCTTAAAGCTCACACCTTTTTCACCACTCACTTCACCATCACCCTTAAAGCTCTCACTTTTTTCACAACCCATTTTCCCATTACCCTTAAAGCTCTCACCTTTTTCACAACCCACTTTCccattcttcttcctcttcttattcTTCAACATAAACTCCCCCAAAGTGTTATCCTCTTCATCCTCCTCAGACCCATCATTCTCAACAGCTTCAACAGCCTTAAAACTCTTATTACAACCAGGACACACAAGCTTATGACCCAAATACCTTCTCTCAAACTGATGCAAAACCCTACAAGTAGAACACGCAGTCCAAAAAGTCCTCATCTTTTCTCTAATCTCAAGATCAACCTTCCCGTCGTAGCTTTCTCTGAGAGCTTTATCAGAGAGAACACCAAACGCGTCGTTAACAAGCTTGAAAGCTTCTTTACACGATGCCACGTGGCGGCGGTTATTGTCCGGATGAAAAAGAGAAGAGAGTTTGTTATACTGTTTACGAATAGTGTTGGAATCGGCGGTGGGTTCTACGTCGAGAACGGCGTAGAAATCGGGAGCGGTTAGAATGTTGAGAGAGTTAACTAACTCTGAGGTTTCTTGTAACTGTGGAGGTGAACGTTGGGGTGGTTTGGGTTTGGGGTATTTAAGAGCGGTTTTGGAGTTTGTTTGTGCGAGTCGCGCCGGTTCGTGTTGTTCTGGGTTTGTCGGTGATGTTGTTGCCATGGGAAGATGGGTTTTGGATTTGGGGAAAAGGACGTGGATGGATTTGATTGTTCATTTTTTGGGCCTAAAATAGAGAAATTTATGAATATTTATTAAGAGGAATATGAAGAATTTGATGATCAAGATCACTAGATCAGAAAAACTAatcttcattattttatttttttcatatttaaaatcaaaatccCATGATTTGTTTATGATTAGTTCATATACAAGTATGTGATAACTTTTTCATGACCTTCTAAATATAATATGAATATAAGCATCACAACAAATATGAAAggtgtttgatttttatttgaaattgttttgacttTGATTTGGGTGAGTttttataatattcaaaatttgttggtaattgattttatatttttatacaaaTACTTATTCGAATGGAAAGGGGGTGTGAAAGTTCAAATTAAAATGTTTGTTTCATTGTTAAAAACCGAAAAATATAAATGTACAATTTACAACAATAAATTTTTATGATAGTTTAAATTTTAGAAGGAGTTATTTGTTATGAAGTGGGATGAAGCAGtattaataatatttgtatttaatttttattgatttaaaaAAGACATATGATTGAATGtttatataaatatgtataaaGTGATATCCACTAATGTGTATATATAAGATAGAATGAGGGAGGTTTTCCCGCTATAATAGATTGTTTGAATTAAATCAATAACGATCAATCATATAAAAATATTCAACAAAGTATAACATATAATTTGGTGTGTATTGAGAAAGTTCATATTGACGATAATCCTGATGACTTGTGTGGTTCTTCCCCAACCGTACTCCTAATGCATTGGCTTGTATGATTTTTCCTCAACCATACTCCTAATGTCTTGAATACTTTTCAGATAGGAAGAAGAGTTAAACTATCTGTATACGATATATTGGGGACCATAGTCTATTTATAAGTTGATGACCAATTAGGTTCTCATTATTCAGAAATCTGGCATTCATTCACATTTGAGCTCATATCCaattaattaatttctaaataaaaactaattgGTCTTTTAACTTTATTTGATCATTTAAGTATTTAAAGTACTTAATTTGATAAAATagctaatataataaaaatatatatgctCCTATAATAGttattagaatatatatatatatatatatatatatatatatatatatatatatatatatatatatatatatatatatatatatatatatatatatatatatatatatatatatgagggatattcttactccaaaagTAAGTTATTAAGAATTACTCCGTATTTTGACCAATAATTCTTCTCAATCTCACACACACGCTACTACGGAAAACCCCTTAAACAACGGTTGAAAAAGGGGGACCATCACGTGTGCCATATCGTTGTTAAGTAGGGTGTGGTTGTAAGTTCGTTGTTTCCATGACGGTCTGAAAACTGTTATTATAAGGCAGAGTGTGCGCCACATATCACAACAGTTATTCTTATAGACCGTTGTGATGTATACACGTAGGTACTGGGTTCGAAACCCAGTAGCACCCAATAATTTAAAACATAACTCAAATAGTTTTAGAAAACATtgattgatataagttgattttcaaatacaacttaatttGCAGATTATAAGTATCTAggtcaatttaaatgaatgtattttaagtgAGGGTTAGTGAAACAAAAATCTGCATATAATATAATAAACTTAACCTAATCTTCTTGCTCTGAGAATATTAATCAACAACAACGTATAAAAGGAggtatcaacaaaacaacatcatacaacaAAATCATATATTATAAAATGTTTCCAGGATGcaccttttattgaaactaatTGTACGTGGAGCACGAATCAATTATGAGGTTCATCTAGGTTGTAAAGctatgaaaaagaaatataaggagTAAGAAGTTTACAGAACAGCTTcataatttttatatttcttcTCATAGTTTCTCAAACTAGATGAAATTTGTTGCTGATGTATTTTCATTTACTTTTCTTGTAACTTAACAATGCATTGT is part of the Vicia villosa cultivar HV-30 ecotype Madison, WI linkage group LG2, Vvil1.0, whole genome shotgun sequence genome and encodes:
- the LOC131651819 gene encoding uncharacterized protein LOC131651819, giving the protein MATTSPTNPEQHEPARLAQTNSKTALKYPKPKPPQRSPPQLQETSELVNSLNILTAPDFYAVLDVEPTADSNTIRKQYNKLSSLFHPDNNRRHVASCKEAFKLVNDAFGVLSDKALRESYDGKVDLEIREKMRTFWTACSTCRVLHQFERRYLGHKLVCPGCNKSFKAVEAVENDGSEEDEEDNTLGEFMLKNKKRKKNGKVGCEKGESFKGNGKMGCEKSESFKGDGEVSGEKGVSFKGNDEVGVVGRMRMRTRKRTRLVGEVLESSESKKVDVSEEETMTLADFQSKVKTKIKVEKEKMKGLEIGKGFEVKEKKDESSVKRNELRLEKHKDFSGEELQAMAVADSDFYDFDKDRVVRSFKKGQVWAVYDGDDDGMPRQYALIDETVSANPFQVRISWLDLQNNGDEKIVSREKLGFHVPCGRFKIANKTTISSVNVFSHVVECDRAAREVYKIYPKKGSVWALYSEASLDGGEGKRCYDIVVFLTSYSEMNGMSMAFLEKVDGYKTVFKRHESGSYAVRFLGKDEFWLLSHQIPAQKFPCDEAPELLKDCWELDPASLPSDLLTIGGIDN